A genomic region of Canis aureus isolate CA01 chromosome 16, VMU_Caureus_v.1.0, whole genome shotgun sequence contains the following coding sequences:
- the APOH gene encoding beta-2-glycoprotein 1, with the protein MISLGLILFSSVLCHVATAGRTCPKPDDIPFATVVPLKTFYDPGEQIAYTCQPGYVFRGLTRRFTCPLTGVWPTNTVRCIPRVCPFAGILENGAVRYTTFEYPNTISFACNTGFYLNGSSSAKCTEEGKWSVDLPVCTRVTCPPPSVPKFATLSVFKPLATNNSLYGNKAVFECLPHYAMFGNDTITCTAHGNWTTLPECREVKCPFPSRPDNGFVNYPAKQILYYKDKAMYGCHDTYTLDGPEVVECNKFGNWSAQPSCKASCKLSVKKATVLYQGERVKLQEKFKDGMLHGQKVSFYCKNKEKKCSYTEDAECIDGTIEIPKCFKEHSSLAFWKTDASDVKPC; encoded by the exons ATGATTTCTCTGGGGCTCATCTTGTTCTCGAGTGTTCTCTGCCATGTTGCTACTGCAGGACGGA CTTGTCCCAAACCAGATGATATACCATTTGCCACAGTTGTTCCATTAAAAACATTCTATGACCCAGGGGAGCAGATAGCGTACACCTGCCAGCCTGGCTATGTGTTCCGAGGTCTGACGAGACGGTTCACCTGCCCTCTGACAGGAGTTTGGCCCACGAACACCGTGAGGTGTATAC CCAGAGTATGTCCTTTTGCTGGAATCTTAGAAAATGGAGCTGTACGCTATACAACTTTTGAATATCCCAACACGATCAGTTTTGCTTGTAACACTGG GTTTTATCTAAATGGAAGTAGCTCTGCTAAATGCACCGAGGAAGGAAAATGGAGTGTTGACCTTCCTGTCTGTACTC gTGTAACCTGCCCTCCCCCATCCGTACCTAAGTTTGCAACACTTAGTGTTTTTAAGCCATTGGCTACAAACAACTCCCTCTATGGAAACAAGGCTGTCTTTGAATGTTTGCCACACTATGCTATGTTTGGAAATGATACAATTACCTGCACAGCACATGGAAATTGGACTACATTACCAGAATGCAGAG AAGTAAAATGCCCATTCCCATCAAGACCAGACAATGGGTTTGTGAACTATCCTGCAAAACAAATCCTTTATTACAAGGATAAAGCCATGTATGGTTGCCATGATACGTATACCTTGGATGGCCCAGAAGTAGTGGAATGTAACAAATTTGGAAACTGGTCTGCACAACCAAGTTGTAAAG CATCTTGTAAATTATCTGTTAAAAAAGCTACTGTGCTATACCAAGGAGAGAGAGTAAAGCTTCAAGAAAAATTTAAGGATGGAATGCTGCATGGTCAAAAAGTTTCTTTCTACTGCAAGAATAAGGAAAAGAAGTGTAGCTACACAGAAGATGCTGAGTGCATAGATGGCACCATTGAAATCCCCAAATGCTTCAAGG AACACAGCTCTCTGGCTTTCTGGAAAACCGATGCATCAGATGTAAAGCCATGCTAA